From a single Micromonospora sp. WMMD1102 genomic region:
- the uvrC gene encoding excinuclease ABC subunit UvrC codes for MPDPATYRPAPGTIPDLPGVYRFRDPSGRVIYVGKAKSLRSRLNSYFGDLWNLHQRTQQMVSTAGSVDWVTVGTEVEALQLEYLWIKQYDPRFNVRYRDDKSYPYLAVTLDEEFPRLQVMRGAKRKGVRYFGPYSHAWAIRETLDLLLRVFPARTCSAGVFRRQAQIGRPCLLGDIGKCSAPCVGRTSAQEHRGIVDEFCDFMAGRTDQMVRRLEREMGEASAALEFERAARLRDDVVALRRAMEKQTVVFGDGTDADVVAFAEDPLEAAVQVFHVRDGRVRGQRGWVVEKVEDLTTGDLVHHFCSQVYGEAEGEGDVPRELLVPALPADVDALAEWLSARRGSKVALRVPQRGDKKALLETVARNAAEALTRHKLRRAGDLTTRSEALDEITEALGLRSAPLRIECYDVSQIQGTDVVASMVVFEDGLARKSEYRRFVVRGATDDLSALTEVLRRRFARYLQARGETGEIGDEMASDPDRPGIDPTTGRPRKFAYPPQLVVVDGGQPQVAAAAEVFAELGLDDIALCGLAKRLEEVWLPGDEFPVVLPRTSEGLYLLQRVRDEAHRFAITFHRQRRSKRMTVSGLDQVPGLGEVRRKALLRHFGSMKRLSAATVDEIAEVPGVGRRTAEAIVAALNPGSTPQA; via the coding sequence GTGCCCGATCCCGCTACCTATCGCCCGGCACCGGGCACGATCCCCGACCTGCCCGGGGTCTACCGATTCCGCGACCCGAGCGGCCGGGTGATCTACGTCGGCAAGGCGAAGAGCCTGCGCAGCCGGCTCAACTCCTACTTCGGCGACCTGTGGAACCTGCACCAGCGCACCCAGCAGATGGTCAGCACCGCCGGCAGCGTGGACTGGGTCACCGTCGGCACCGAGGTCGAGGCGCTGCAACTCGAGTATCTCTGGATCAAGCAGTACGACCCCCGGTTCAACGTGCGGTACCGGGACGACAAGTCGTACCCCTATCTCGCCGTCACCCTCGACGAGGAGTTCCCCCGGCTCCAGGTGATGCGGGGCGCCAAGCGCAAGGGGGTGCGCTACTTCGGGCCGTACTCGCACGCCTGGGCGATCCGCGAGACGCTCGACCTGCTGCTCCGGGTCTTCCCGGCCCGGACCTGCTCGGCCGGGGTCTTCCGGCGGCAGGCCCAGATCGGCCGGCCCTGCCTGCTCGGCGACATCGGCAAGTGCTCGGCGCCCTGCGTCGGCCGGACCTCGGCGCAGGAGCACCGCGGCATCGTCGACGAGTTCTGCGACTTCATGGCTGGCCGCACCGACCAGATGGTCCGCCGGCTGGAACGCGAGATGGGCGAGGCCAGCGCCGCGCTGGAGTTCGAGCGGGCCGCCCGGCTGCGCGACGACGTCGTGGCGCTGCGCCGGGCGATGGAGAAGCAGACAGTGGTCTTCGGCGACGGCACCGACGCCGACGTGGTGGCCTTCGCCGAGGACCCGCTGGAGGCGGCAGTCCAGGTCTTCCACGTCCGGGACGGCCGGGTACGCGGCCAGCGCGGCTGGGTGGTGGAGAAGGTCGAGGACCTGACCACCGGGGATCTCGTGCACCACTTCTGCTCCCAGGTCTACGGGGAGGCAGAGGGGGAGGGCGACGTCCCCCGCGAGCTGCTGGTGCCCGCGCTGCCGGCGGACGTCGACGCGCTTGCCGAGTGGCTGTCGGCGCGCCGGGGCAGCAAGGTGGCCCTGCGGGTGCCGCAGCGCGGCGACAAGAAGGCACTGCTGGAGACGGTGGCCCGGAACGCCGCCGAGGCGCTGACCCGGCACAAGCTGCGCCGGGCCGGTGACCTGACCACCCGCAGCGAGGCGCTGGACGAGATCACCGAGGCGCTCGGGCTGCGCAGCGCGCCGCTGCGCATCGAGTGCTACGACGTGTCGCAGATCCAGGGCACCGACGTGGTGGCCAGCATGGTCGTCTTCGAGGACGGGCTGGCGCGCAAGAGTGAATACCGGCGGTTCGTGGTGCGCGGTGCCACCGACGACCTGTCGGCGCTGACCGAGGTGCTGCGGCGGCGGTTCGCCCGCTACCTCCAGGCCAGGGGCGAGACCGGCGAGATCGGCGACGAGATGGCGTCCGATCCGGACCGGCCGGGCATCGACCCGACCACCGGTCGGCCGCGCAAGTTCGCGTACCCGCCGCAGTTGGTGGTGGTGGACGGCGGGCAGCCGCAGGTCGCGGCGGCGGCCGAGGTCTTCGCCGAGCTGGGCCTGGACGACATCGCGCTCTGCGGGCTGGCCAAGCGGCTGGAGGAGGTGTGGCTGCCCGGCGACGAGTTCCCGGTCGTCCTGCCCCGCACCTCCGAGGGGCTCTATCTGCTGCAACGGGTCCGGGACGAGGCGCACCGGTTCGCCATCACGTTCCACCGGCAACGCCGTTCCAAGCGGATGACCGTCTCGGGCCTCGACCAGGTTCCCGGCCTCGGCGAGGTACGCCGCAAGGCGCTGCTGCGGCACTTCGGCTCGATGAAGCGGCTGTCGGCGGCGACGGTGGACGAGATCGCCGAGGTGCCGGGGGTGGGCCGGCGCACCGCCGAGGCGATCGTGGCGGCGCTGAACCCGGGGAGTACTCCCCAGGCGTGA
- a CDS encoding Rieske (2Fe-2S) protein, whose amino-acid sequence MSDELTGPGTQTRRALLAGAGAVGVSVVLAACGTGDDDALDGTGSSPSGGAPAPSGSASAPAEGGAAAPLAKKSEIPVGGGKIFADQQVVVTQPTEGEFKAFSSICTHQQCPVTGVDGGTINCSCHFSKFSVADGSPKGGPANKPLPEKKVTVDGDNIVLA is encoded by the coding sequence ATGAGTGACGAACTGACCGGGCCGGGCACGCAGACCCGCCGGGCGCTGTTGGCGGGTGCGGGTGCGGTGGGCGTGTCGGTGGTGCTGGCCGCCTGCGGCACCGGCGACGACGACGCCCTCGACGGCACCGGAAGCAGCCCGTCCGGCGGCGCTCCGGCCCCCAGCGGTTCGGCGAGCGCTCCGGCCGAGGGCGGCGCCGCCGCCCCGCTGGCCAAGAAGAGCGAGATCCCGGTCGGCGGCGGCAAGATCTTCGCCGACCAGCAGGTCGTGGTCACCCAGCCGACCGAGGGCGAGTTCAAGGCCTTCAGCTCGATCTGCACCCACCAGCAGTGCCCGGTGACCGGGGTCGACGGGGGCACGATCAACTGTAGTTGCCACTTCAGCAAGTTCTCCGTGGCGGACGGTTCGCCCAAGGGCGGCCCGGCCAACAAGCCGCTGCCGGAGAAGAAGGTCACCGTCGACGGGGACAACATCGTGCTGGCCTGA
- the rsgA gene encoding ribosome small subunit-dependent GTPase A yields MTFDLASLGWDATLAAAYPERGDDLRPGRVVRADRGICTVLCASGPLRASLGGGLLVAAARDAANLPCAGDWVLVRHWPDRRLTVQAVLPRRTAIVRRTADKDSTGQVLAANADGVAVVEPLHPSPDVARIERLLALAWESGATPLLVLTKCDLVADPAAMADQLGRAAPGVAVLPVSAQRGTGLAELRPWVAPGRTLALLGPSGAGKSTLVNALAGATVMTTQGVRGVDGKGRHTTTHRQLIPISGGGAVLDTPGVRAVGLLDAAAGLDRAFADVAELVAACRFADCAHRGEPGCVVQIALESGELSPRRWESWQKLQREVAYETRRRDARLAAEERYKWKRIRKEQRSRGRPGR; encoded by the coding sequence ATGACCTTCGATCTGGCGTCCCTCGGTTGGGACGCGACACTGGCCGCGGCGTACCCCGAACGCGGCGACGACCTCCGACCCGGCCGGGTGGTCCGGGCCGACCGGGGAATCTGCACGGTGCTCTGCGCGAGCGGGCCGCTGCGGGCCAGTCTCGGCGGCGGCCTGCTGGTCGCGGCGGCCCGGGACGCGGCCAACCTGCCGTGTGCCGGTGACTGGGTGCTGGTCCGGCACTGGCCGGACCGGCGGCTGACGGTGCAGGCGGTGCTGCCCCGGCGTACCGCGATCGTGCGGCGGACCGCCGACAAGGACTCGACCGGTCAGGTGCTGGCGGCCAACGCGGACGGCGTGGCGGTGGTCGAGCCACTGCACCCGTCGCCGGACGTGGCCCGGATCGAGCGGCTGCTCGCGCTGGCCTGGGAGTCCGGCGCCACCCCACTGCTGGTGCTCACCAAGTGCGACCTGGTCGCCGACCCGGCGGCGATGGCCGACCAGCTCGGCCGGGCGGCCCCGGGCGTGGCGGTGCTGCCGGTAAGCGCACAGCGCGGCACCGGGTTGGCCGAGCTGCGCCCGTGGGTGGCGCCCGGCCGTACGCTGGCGCTGCTCGGGCCCTCCGGCGCCGGCAAGTCGACACTGGTGAACGCCCTGGCCGGGGCGACCGTGATGACGACACAGGGGGTACGCGGGGTGGACGGTAAGGGCCGGCACACCACCACGCACCGGCAACTCATCCCGATTTCGGGCGGGGGAGCGGTGCTGGACACCCCGGGGGTGCGGGCGGTGGGTCTGCTGGACGCGGCGGCCGGGCTGGACCGGGCCTTCGCCGATGTGGCGGAACTCGTCGCGGCCTGCCGGTTCGCTGACTGCGCGCACCGGGGCGAGCCGGGGTGCGTGGTGCAGATCGCGCTGGAGAGCGGCGAGCTGAGCCCGCGGCGCTGGGAGAGTTGGCAGAAGCTCCAGCGCGAGGTGGCGTACGAGACACGCCGACGGGACGCGCGGCTGGCCGCCGAGGAGCGGTACAAATGGAAGCGGATTCGCAAGGAGCAGCGGAGTCGGGGTCGTCCGGGGCGGTGA
- a CDS encoding maleylpyruvate isomerase family mycothiol-dependent enzyme, which translates to MTLDPLALLPEVDRATERLLRTVDRLDDAATGEPSLLPGWTRGHVLSHLARSADSLVNLLTSARTGEDVPQYPSPAARNADIAAGSARPVGTQLADLRDSARRFAEAAGELPAPAWAAQVRSIRGLRPAATLVWARLREVEVHHVDLDAGYRTADWPDAFGQRLLHEVVHDLAHRDDPPALVLVPAETGQPLTVHSGRGGPVGVPTADGGPELRTVAGPAHELAGWLTGRSGGDGLVVTPAGPLPAPPPWI; encoded by the coding sequence GTGACACTCGACCCACTCGCGCTGCTGCCCGAGGTGGACCGGGCGACCGAGCGGCTGTTGCGGACCGTCGACAGGCTCGACGACGCGGCGACCGGCGAACCGTCCCTGCTCCCCGGCTGGACCCGGGGCCACGTGCTCAGCCATCTCGCCCGCAGCGCCGACAGCCTGGTCAACCTGCTGACCTCGGCGCGTACCGGGGAGGACGTCCCGCAGTACCCGAGCCCGGCCGCCCGGAACGCGGACATCGCGGCCGGCTCGGCCCGGCCGGTCGGCACCCAGCTCGCCGACCTGCGGGACAGCGCCCGGCGCTTCGCCGAGGCGGCCGGTGAGCTGCCGGCACCGGCGTGGGCCGCCCAGGTCCGCTCGATTCGTGGGCTCCGCCCGGCCGCCACCCTGGTCTGGGCCCGGCTGCGCGAGGTGGAGGTGCACCACGTCGACCTCGACGCCGGTTACCGGACCGCCGACTGGCCGGACGCGTTCGGCCAGCGGCTGCTGCACGAGGTGGTGCACGACCTGGCCCACCGGGACGACCCACCCGCCCTGGTGCTGGTGCCGGCGGAGACCGGGCAACCGCTGACCGTGCACAGCGGCCGGGGCGGGCCGGTCGGCGTGCCGACGGCGGACGGCGGCCCGGAACTGCGCACCGTCGCCGGCCCGGCGCACGAGCTGGCGGGCTGGCTGACCGGCCGGAGCGGCGGCGACGGCCTGGTCGTCACGCCCGCCGGGCCGCTGCCGGCACCTCCGCCCTGGATCTGA
- a CDS encoding MBL fold metallo-hydrolase, which yields MSYTGNVAADGPPDVRELSGLTVSKLSVGPMDNNAYLLRCTATGEQVLIDAANEAPRLLELVGEGGLAAVVTTHRHMDHWVALEEVVASTGARSLVHAADADGLPIDSEPLAEGDRVRVGDRELEVIHIVGHTPGSVALLYRDETDGLHLFTGDSLFPGGVGNTDRDPVRFGSLIDDVEHKIFDRLPDETWFYPGHGRDSTLGTERPSLPEWRARGW from the coding sequence ATGAGTTACACCGGCAACGTCGCCGCCGACGGCCCGCCCGACGTACGCGAGCTGAGCGGCCTCACGGTCAGCAAGCTCTCGGTCGGCCCGATGGACAACAACGCCTACCTGCTGCGCTGCACCGCCACCGGCGAGCAGGTCCTGATCGACGCGGCCAACGAGGCGCCCCGGCTGCTGGAACTCGTCGGCGAGGGCGGGCTGGCCGCCGTGGTCACCACGCACCGGCACATGGACCACTGGGTCGCCCTGGAGGAGGTGGTGGCGAGCACCGGGGCCCGGTCGCTGGTGCACGCCGCCGACGCGGACGGCCTGCCGATCGACTCCGAGCCGCTCGCCGAGGGCGACCGGGTCCGGGTCGGTGACCGCGAACTCGAAGTGATCCACATCGTCGGGCACACCCCGGGCTCCGTCGCGCTGCTCTACCGGGACGAGACGGACGGCCTCCACCTGTTCACCGGCGACTCGCTCTTCCCCGGCGGGGTCGGCAACACCGACCGCGACCCGGTGCGGTTCGGCTCGCTGATCGACGACGTGGAGCACAAGATCTTCGACCGGCTGCCGGACGAGACCTGGTTCTATCCGGGACACGGCCGGGACAGCACGCTCGGCACCGAACGGCCGTCGCTACCGGAGTGGCGCGCCCGGGGCTGGTGA
- a CDS encoding alpha/beta hydrolase, with the protein MTDTRYLRRPEGRIAYELWDGDGPLVICSPGMGELRQSYRLLAPKLVAAGYRVAVLDIRGHGDSDTSFSGYDDVALASDILGLADELGGPAYLVGNSMGAGAAVIAAADAPAKVRGLVLLGPFVRQPAGAAVLNLLFRIMLVRPWGPAAFLGYYPKWVPGTKPEGYAEHLARVRDNLRRPGHWRAFVRTTRTSHEPARQRLPEVSAPAVVLMGAADVDWKDPAAEAHWIGEQLGAEVVMLPGVGHFPQAQAPEAVAAAVNRLVEQDS; encoded by the coding sequence ATGACTGATACCCGGTATCTCCGCCGCCCGGAGGGGCGCATCGCGTACGAGCTGTGGGACGGCGACGGGCCGCTGGTGATCTGCTCCCCGGGGATGGGCGAACTGCGCCAGTCGTACCGGCTGCTGGCCCCGAAACTGGTCGCGGCCGGCTACCGGGTGGCGGTGCTGGACATCCGGGGACACGGCGACAGCGACACCAGCTTCTCCGGGTACGACGACGTGGCGCTCGCCAGCGACATACTCGGGCTCGCCGACGAACTCGGCGGGCCGGCGTACCTGGTCGGCAACTCGATGGGAGCCGGCGCCGCCGTGATCGCCGCCGCCGACGCCCCGGCCAAGGTACGCGGCCTCGTCCTGCTCGGCCCGTTCGTCCGGCAGCCCGCCGGCGCGGCAGTACTGAACCTGCTCTTCCGGATCATGCTCGTCCGGCCCTGGGGCCCGGCGGCCTTCCTCGGGTACTACCCGAAGTGGGTGCCCGGCACCAAGCCCGAGGGGTACGCCGAACACCTCGCCCGGGTCCGCGACAACCTGCGCCGGCCCGGACACTGGCGGGCCTTCGTCCGGACCACCCGCACCTCGCACGAGCCGGCCCGGCAGCGGCTGCCCGAGGTGTCCGCCCCGGCCGTCGTGCTGATGGGTGCCGCCGACGTGGACTGGAAGGACCCGGCGGCCGAAGCGCACTGGATCGGCGAGCAACTGGGGGCCGAGGTCGTGATGCTGCCCGGCGTGGGCCACTTCCCGCAGGCCCAGGCCCCCGAGGCGGTGGCCGCCGCCGTGAACCGGCTGGTCGAGCAGGACTCCTGA